One Chitinophagales bacterium genomic region harbors:
- the ychF gene encoding redox-regulated ATPase YchF — protein MSLKCGIVGLPNVGKSTLFNTLTKAINAQAANFPFCTIEPNVGIITVPDERLKVLEKLVNPQRVLPTTVELVDIAGLVKGASKGEGLGNQFLGNIRTVDAIVHVIRCFEDTNVIHVDGSVNPVRDKEVIDTELQLKDLESVEKKLEKNKRAAKSNDKEILRMVEVLQKYKEHIEQGLPARTLEIDKEDKKYIEDLNLLTDKPVLYACNVSEEDAKDGNAFVEQIKKIAEEEGAEVLVISAKIESEIVQLEPDEQEMFLEDLGLTQSGMDRLIAASYKLLSLDTYFTAGEKEVRAWTIHKGTKAPQAAGVIHSDFEKGFIRAEVIAFEDFKELGSEAACREKGKLRVEGKEYIVKDGDILHFRFNV, from the coding sequence GTGAGTTTAAAATGCGGAATTGTAGGTTTGCCAAACGTAGGGAAATCTACTTTATTTAATACCCTTACCAAAGCCATAAATGCTCAAGCAGCTAATTTTCCATTTTGTACCATTGAGCCTAATGTAGGTATTATTACCGTTCCTGACGAACGATTGAAAGTATTGGAAAAATTAGTAAATCCACAAAGAGTATTGCCTACTACGGTTGAATTGGTGGATATAGCAGGTTTAGTAAAAGGAGCAAGCAAAGGAGAGGGTTTAGGAAATCAGTTTTTAGGAAACATTAGAACGGTAGATGCCATTGTGCATGTTATTAGATGTTTTGAAGATACTAACGTAATACACGTAGATGGAAGCGTTAATCCTGTTAGAGATAAAGAAGTAATAGATACCGAGTTGCAGTTGAAAGATTTAGAATCTGTAGAGAAAAAGCTGGAAAAAAATAAACGTGCAGCAAAAAGCAATGATAAAGAAATATTGCGAATGGTAGAGGTACTTCAAAAATATAAAGAACATATAGAACAAGGTTTGCCAGCCAGAACATTGGAAATAGATAAAGAAGACAAAAAGTATATTGAAGACTTAAATTTGCTGACTGATAAACCTGTGCTATATGCCTGTAATGTGAGCGAAGAAGATGCTAAAGACGGCAATGCTTTTGTAGAGCAAATAAAAAAGATAGCGGAAGAAGAAGGAGCAGAAGTATTGGTCATTTCTGCCAAAATAGAATCGGAAATAGTACAGTTAGAACCAGATGAGCAAGAAATGTTTTTAGAAGATTTAGGCTTAACGCAAAGTGGAATGGATAGATTGATAGCTGCATCGTATAAATTATTGAGTTTAGATACTTATTTTACTGCCGGAGAAAAAGAAGTACGTGCGTGGACAATACATAAAGGCACTAAAGCTCCGCAGGCAGCAGGCGTTATTCACTCCGATTTTGAAAAAGGATTTATACGTGCCGAAGTTATAGCATTTGAAGATTTTAAAGAGCTGGGAAGCGAAGCTGCTTGCCGAGAAAAGGGAAAGCTAAGGGTAGAAGGGAAAGAGTATATTGTTAAAGATGGCGATATTTTACATTTTAGATTTAATGTGTAA
- a CDS encoding DUF3276 family protein codes for MENQHGFFSRKLRAGKRRTYFFDVRSTKQGDYFVTITESKRKFDRSGYDSHKIFLYKEDFQSFKDSLDETINHIKTELNPDFDYDAYNREVYQEQAEENRNEDEEVSVEDNFKNDAALKQNNNKPLVDSSDQELNDEAMSW; via the coding sequence GTGGAAAATCAACATGGATTCTTTTCAAGAAAATTGAGAGCAGGAAAAAGAAGAACGTATTTTTTTGATGTGCGTTCTACAAAGCAAGGTGACTATTTTGTTACCATAACAGAGAGTAAAAGAAAGTTTGATCGTTCGGGATATGATAGCCATAAAATCTTTTTGTATAAAGAAGATTTCCAAAGTTTTAAAGATTCTTTAGATGAAACAATTAATCATATTAAAACGGAGTTAAACCCCGATTTTGATTATGATGCATATAATAGAGAAGTATATCAAGAGCAGGCAGAAGAAAATAGAAACGAAGATGAAGAAGTTTCTGTAGAAGATAATTTTAAAAATGATGCAGCTTTAAAACAAAATAATAATAAGCCACTTGTAGATTCATCTGACCAAGAGTTGAATGACGAAGCAATGTCGTGGTAA
- a CDS encoding polyprenyl synthetase family protein, translating to MKFNKEINEAFAQYNNTYFKYMNEALKAPILYAMESGGKYFRPLLMAYSAEMFGCSYKKVLTNAYGVELFHNFTLLHDDIMDNAELRRGKNSVFKQYGQSAAILSGDVMLIQSLKITAETNGQIDNKIYNLMHQTAIEIHMGQQMDIDFEEMPKVTESDYLVMITYKTAVLLACSLKIGAIIAETSIQNTELAYEFGRLIGIAFQIQDDYLDTFGTAKVGKRIGGDILNNKKTILYISALERANNIQKQRLSELYSTKDVENEQAKIDEVVQLFKETGAKQYCQNKIKELHEEALSVLNKIETDFSKSELQKIADKIISREE from the coding sequence ATGAAATTTAATAAAGAGATAAACGAAGCATTTGCCCAATATAATAATACTTATTTTAAGTATATGAATGAAGCTTTAAAAGCTCCAATATTGTATGCAATGGAAAGCGGAGGTAAATATTTTAGACCTTTATTAATGGCTTATAGTGCTGAAATGTTTGGTTGTAGTTATAAAAAAGTATTGACCAATGCTTATGGAGTTGAGTTGTTTCACAATTTTACCTTACTGCACGATGATATTATGGATAATGCCGAACTGCGAAGAGGCAAAAACTCTGTTTTTAAGCAATATGGGCAAAGTGCAGCCATATTAAGTGGCGATGTAATGCTAATTCAATCGTTAAAAATTACCGCAGAAACCAATGGGCAAATTGATAATAAAATATACAATTTAATGCACCAAACTGCAATAGAAATACACATGGGGCAGCAGATGGATATTGATTTTGAAGAGATGCCAAAGGTAACAGAGTCGGACTATTTAGTAATGATTACCTACAAAACTGCTGTATTATTGGCTTGTAGTTTAAAAATAGGAGCCATTATAGCTGAAACATCTATACAAAATACAGAATTGGCTTATGAATTTGGTAGATTAATAGGCATAGCATTTCAAATACAAGACGATTATTTAGACACTTTTGGTACGGCAAAAGTAGGCAAAAGAATAGGCGGAGATATTTTGAACAATAAAAAAACTATTCTTTATATTTCAGCATTAGAAAGAGCCAATAATATTCAAAAACAAAGATTATCAGAACTTTACAGCACAAAAGATGTAGAAAATGAGCAAGCTAAAATAGATGAAGTAGTGCAGCTTTTTAAAGAAACAGGAGCTAAACAATACTGCCAAAATAAGATTAAAGAGCTACATGAAGAAGCATTGAGTGTGTTAAATAAAATAGAAACAGATTTTTCTAAATCGGAACTTCAAAAAATAGCAGATAAAATAATAAGTAGGGAAGAATAG
- the rnr gene encoding ribonuclease R has protein sequence MSKKNKKKSSKSKGNSGIDGAILKYIENKSKTGLKINRIFTHFGKKYTNEKIETALVRLETRNLVEFSENGKVSKKRFLEKPNEVIIGKVDLAKSGIAYIIVEGWDNDIKIPRKYTMNALNNDIVEVELTKFNKQNPEGKISKIVKRSQSEFICKFQPTDGFGFALPINDNVPFDFFIPESYTKGAQKGDLVIVHVINWEDTAGKNPVGKVVDKLSGLSPNEIEMRSILMEQGFNLVFPNEVIQETEKIKDFISKKEIAERLDYRNELTFTIDPQDAKDFDDALSVKELENGNYEIGIHIADVSHYVRPGSAIDKEAQLRATSVYLPDRVCPMLPEKLSNKVCSLRPDEEKCTFSVLFEFDNKKKIVNYTFAKTITKSDRRFTYEEVQEILENKEGQYYAELSYLDSLAKSIRAERTKNGAINFESDEVRFKLDENAVPVEVYLKERKDAHLLVEDFMLLANTTVAKYFSKLDTQKSNQGAVYRVHDKPDMQRLQQLANIAKNMGYSLTFKDEEQARDVLNNLMEMVEKNPKLDVLGRLGIRSMAKAEYTIKNIGHYGLGFEYYTHFTSPIRRYPDVLVHRILLQMLLKERPFYSKNELDELCKSSSLMERQAQKAEREAIKYKQVEYLSKYVGEEFEGVISGVISRGFFVELSANKCEGFVSLNEMKEDFVFDEEHLKLIGMRTKTVFQIGNDVKVKVVSTNLKEKQVDFDIVK, from the coding sequence ATGTCAAAAAAAAATAAAAAGAAAAGCTCAAAAAGTAAAGGAAATTCAGGAATAGACGGAGCTATACTAAAATATATAGAAAACAAAAGCAAAACGGGCTTAAAAATTAATAGAATATTTACCCACTTTGGCAAAAAATATACTAATGAAAAAATAGAAACAGCTTTAGTACGCTTAGAAACAAGAAATTTAGTAGAATTTAGCGAAAATGGTAAAGTATCTAAAAAAAGATTTTTAGAGAAACCTAATGAAGTAATAATAGGAAAAGTAGATTTAGCTAAAAGTGGTATTGCTTATATAATAGTAGAAGGTTGGGATAATGATATAAAAATCCCAAGAAAATATACTATGAATGCCTTAAATAACGATATTGTAGAAGTAGAGCTTACCAAATTTAACAAGCAGAATCCCGAAGGTAAAATTTCTAAAATAGTAAAACGGTCGCAGAGTGAGTTTATCTGCAAATTTCAGCCTACCGATGGTTTTGGCTTTGCATTGCCTATAAATGACAACGTACCTTTTGATTTTTTTATACCCGAAAGCTATACTAAAGGTGCTCAAAAAGGCGATTTAGTAATAGTGCATGTTATAAACTGGGAAGATACTGCCGGCAAAAATCCGGTAGGAAAAGTAGTAGATAAATTATCCGGTTTATCGCCCAACGAAATAGAAATGCGTTCTATTTTAATGGAGCAAGGCTTTAATCTTGTTTTTCCAAACGAAGTAATACAGGAAACTGAAAAAATAAAAGATTTTATTTCTAAAAAAGAAATAGCAGAGCGTTTAGATTATAGAAATGAACTTACTTTTACTATAGACCCACAAGATGCCAAAGATTTTGATGATGCTTTATCGGTAAAAGAATTAGAAAACGGAAATTATGAAATAGGCATACATATAGCCGATGTTTCGCATTATGTACGCCCTGGCAGTGCTATAGATAAAGAAGCACAGCTAAGAGCCACTTCGGTTTATTTGCCCGATAGAGTTTGCCCTATGTTGCCCGAAAAATTGTCTAACAAAGTGTGTTCTTTACGCCCCGATGAAGAAAAATGCACTTTTAGCGTATTGTTTGAATTTGACAATAAGAAAAAGATAGTTAACTACACTTTTGCTAAAACCATAACAAAATCGGACAGGAGATTTACTTATGAAGAAGTACAGGAAATACTTGAAAACAAAGAAGGACAATATTATGCCGAATTAAGCTACTTAGACAGTTTAGCCAAAAGTATTAGAGCTGAGAGAACTAAAAATGGAGCTATAAATTTTGAGAGCGATGAAGTGCGATTTAAACTTGACGAAAACGCTGTTCCTGTAGAGGTTTATTTAAAAGAAAGAAAAGATGCTCATTTGCTGGTAGAAGATTTTATGCTATTGGCAAATACCACCGTAGCAAAATATTTTAGCAAATTGGATACTCAAAAATCAAACCAAGGAGCAGTATATAGAGTGCATGATAAACCCGATATGCAACGCCTGCAACAGCTGGCTAACATAGCTAAAAACATGGGATATTCACTTACGTTTAAGGATGAAGAACAAGCCAGAGATGTACTGAATAATTTAATGGAAATGGTAGAAAAAAATCCTAAATTAGATGTACTCGGTCGTTTAGGAATACGCTCTATGGCTAAGGCTGAATATACCATAAAAAATATAGGTCATTACGGTTTGGGCTTTGAGTATTACACCCATTTCACTTCGCCTATTAGAAGATACCCCGATGTATTAGTACACCGTATTTTATTGCAAATGCTACTAAAAGAAAGACCTTTTTATAGTAAAAACGAGCTGGATGAATTATGTAAATCATCAAGTTTAATGGAACGACAAGCCCAAAAAGCAGAAAGAGAAGCCATAAAATACAAACAAGTAGAATATTTATCTAAATATGTAGGAGAGGAGTTTGAGGGCGTTATAAGCGGTGTTATTTCAAGAGGTTTCTTTGTAGAGTTAAGTGCTAACAAATGTGAAGGTTTTGTTTCGTTAAATGAAATGAAAGAAGATTTTGTATTTGATGAAGAGCATTTGAAATTAATAGGAATGAGAACTAAAACCGTTTTCCAAATAGGAAACGATGTAAAAGTAAAAGTGGTAAGCACCAATCTAAAAGAAAAACAAGTAGATTTTGATATAGTAAAATAA